DNA sequence from the Vicia villosa cultivar HV-30 ecotype Madison, WI linkage group LG3, Vvil1.0, whole genome shotgun sequence genome:
AACCCTAGTGGCATAGGTAGAAACTTGGGCAAGGAGGTCTTTTTGCAAAATACTACcagttgagttttttttttttcatttttcttgaaTTACTTCTTATTTGGCAAACCACTATATAAGGTCAGTCGAGTTAGTTGAGAAGAATCATTTCTAATATGTCACTTTTGAAATGTGATAGTAAATACCTAAAAGTTCGAttgtttaaaattttgaattttatttttattagtctGCTTGACATGTTATGGATGATCCGATTTAAAAATTCGAGTCGGTGTCCATCTAAGATCAAAAAGAGTTAGTTGAGAAAAatcattgataaaaaatattttaactatatTGTTGTattcacctttttttttaaatacaaattaaatttattaaattgagagtgatgtaaataataataataataattagttaacacaataaaaaaattaaaatcaaaagagTTATTcattttgaaattaatattttttattatagacACTAAATCGactctaaaaatatatttaaattaacttTATATCATACAAtgttatttgtttaaaaaaattattatatcataattattttaagagagagtttaaattttttttataaaaattatgccACTATATATGTCAACTGtaactattttaattttataaaaataaaatagcagcaaataatataaaaaaagaaaaaagaaagtcaATTGCCTCACCCAAGTTTTCCACTATTCTTCACATTTCATATACTTGGAGACTAGACTTTCCAATTTGTAATTTGTACTGGAAATTATATATACATGACAGGAAACATGGAACTTTTattacaaaatgaaatgattgaaTTTATAATTATCAAAAGTTACTTGCAACAGTTAAATAAATCACCTTTAACGTATTATAATTGAGTAATGATATGATGACACTGGATTTTTACATCTGTATTCTACACCGTATATTCATGTGAGTGGTAATATTAAATTGTGTACAAACTCAAATTTTGaggaataattaaaatattaaaaaattataaagtagTAGTTTTATACGGTGTAGTGTCATTATATGGTGTACAAATAGCAATGCTGATTATAATTATGACATAATTGATGGGTAGCATTTTTCTTGGGTAACGAAGTTGGACTCTAAACGAGAAAATTTTACCTCATATTTATACTATTATTCCTCTatctctatattttttaaaatatttcaattctatccttttattttatcaataattttactatttaatatttatcatttCACATGCCTACCAAAGTGCATCGGATAACTTACAGCCAAGTTTTttagtttgtaatttttcttcatcggataacttgcagtcaattTCTCCGATTAACAACTTTTCTTCATCAGATAACTTGCAGTCGAGTTTTCCGATTTGTAATTTTCCTTCACCGGATAACTTACAGTCAAATTTTTCGATTTGTAATGTTTCTTCATCGAATAACTTATGCAACAATAAAAACCTATGTCCTAAAGTAAATAAAACGGAGATCTATTCTAATAGACGTGGTTTTTACAACTTAGTTTGTTTTTCCTTTAGGCACTACCTTATTCAATTCAATTACTTTTTTACCTGCAAATGCAATGTAAGCAACATGAAAAATTATGGTCCAAAGTAAAGACAATAGTTGTCTAACGGATAACTCATAAGCAagttattcaaaaattaaaaaaaaaaagtttaggcAACAAGGAAAAACTGTTTTCAAGTGTGGGATATACAATTTTTCTTAATAAAGTTCCTCTTGCTTACTAAAAAAAAGTGTGGGATATACAATTTTTCATATGTTGCAAAAACCATGTCTATTAGAATAGGCCACGATTTTATTAACGTTTCGGACATGGTTTTTCAATGAAGAAAAATTACATATTGAAAAACTTgattgcaagttatccggtgaagaaaagtTACGAATGAAAAATTGGACTGCAACTTATCCGGTGAAGGAAAATTAAAAACCGGAAAACTTGACAGCAAGTTATTTGGTGAAGAAAAGTTACAAACAGgaaaacttgactgcaagttatccggtgaagaaaaattacaaaccggaaaacttgattgcaagttatccggtgaagaaaaattacaaaccggaaaacttgattgcaagttatccggtgaagaaaagtTGTAAACCGGAAAACTTGATTGCAAGTTATCCGATGAAGAAAAGTTGTAAATCGGAAAACTTGACTGCACATTATCtgatgaagaaaaattacaaactggaaaacttgactgcaagttatccggtgcaCTTTGATAGGGGtgtgaaataatatatattaaataataaaattattgataAGTTAAAATgctttaattgaaatattttaaaaaaatataggaatagAGGGATAATATTAGGGGTATGAGATAAATTTTTCGCTAAATAATATCAGAGGTGAATTTGTTTCAAAGATTACAATTGCATTCTCGGAAATCTTacattgaaaaacaacaaatccaagtttgtttcaagtttttaaaaattattcctAAGTGTTATTTATTTCAAGGAACATTTTTTCACATGATTTTTGCTTAAATTATTCATACTTAATAGGTAGGAACCCAACATTATAAAATTTAACTAATTACAACTTCCCACCACTactctaatttattttatattttatttttataattttaaattaaataaatattatcaacATTCCTAAGAATTTTAGTTTTTAACCAAACACTCGCTTAAAAGTATTATTCCTAGGAATAATAATCGTGAGAATAGAATTCCAAAGAATATAAGTTTATAACTTGGAATTAACGCACCCTAAAATACTGTTATTTTTACATCACATTTTGCACTAAATATTTACACTAACTATTGATCACCGCATTTTTACGTTCGACATGATTTTCTTTAAGTAaagaataatttttataaaaaattatttttttcatattttaattgcAGAATTTGATTAATGTTAAACATTTATTGATAATGaaataataaatttgattaatgaattataagtaaaattgtgattaataaatatatttttggaattaatattatgataaaattcgTTAAtgacaaatttaatatttatgttaaaaaataattttaaaaaataaaaatattttttataaatatatttttcatttagaAAAACACCGTCAACCATATAAATAAACTACAAAAtactttcataaaaaaaaaaaaacagtactTAGTGCTTAGGTGTAGATATTTGACTTAAAATGTAGTGTAAACATAACACTGTTGATAATATCAAGAGTGGTTATATTATATCGTCTTTTATTTCATAAACCAAACAGTAAAAGCGAGATCCTTTTTCTAAGAATTTTACTTTCCTTGCCAATGGAGTAAAGTAGGTAAGTCCAGTCTAATTGTGAGATTAAAACTTTAGTAGTGAAGAAGGTATGGGTGAATCTCAATTAAAGTGGAGgcttaagattttttttaaagcaTATGTACTTATCTTGTTCATAAGGTAAATAATATATGAATGAAcatatgattatatatttatactCACTTTGCAAGACCATTTTATCTTATTACATGATGGCATCCAACACTCTTGTAGTGAAATTTGCAGAGCTTGATGAAGCACTGCGAGCGGAGGTAATCCCAACCCCCAAGATCCAAACGGTTGCAGGGTATCTCCGAAATAGAAAAAGATTTGTGAAGCAATACTCTCCCAAGTCGGTGTCAATAGGTCCCATCCATCATGACGATCAAAATCTCAAGTTAGGAGAGGACTTTAAGCTTATCTCGGCAGCAAAATACAACCATATAACCGGCCAATATGATAATATTGGATACAAAAAGATTGCCAATAACATTGATAAAATCAAGGGTCTTTATGCCGACTATGTTTTAGCCAATACTGAAAAGTCTCTAGAAGGATTCAACAGCCTTGACGAAAAGCTGTCATGGATATTGTTCATGGATGGGTGTTTTTTGCTGTATATTATGTTATTTGTGAATGTTGATCCTCTTTATGGACCTCATGAACAGGATCAGCTGAATATTAGTGTTGATCCAGCCTCTACGGAGTTAGTTACAATATCGGAACATCTGAAAACTAAAGCTGATCAACTTGTTCTTGTGATGAGGGATGTGCTTTTGTTGGAGAATCAGCTTCCTTTTCTAGTACTGAAGCTATTGTGGCATGGTGAAGACGAGACTACATTGATACGTACTATGGAGAAATTTCTCAAGGGTTATAATGTGACCACACCGGATAATGACACGACTCTGTGGGGGCCAGACATTCAAAAGAAATTACTGGATGAGCCAAAGCCAACTCATCTTCTTGATCTCCAGCGTAAAATCTTACTCCTCGCTACAAAGGAACAAAGTGGGGAatattcagaagaagaagaaggcaaGGTGATTACATACAGGAAAATAGAAGATCTAACAGCAGTAGGAATAAATCTTCAATCAAGCGGAAGACGATGGACAAAAGACATAGATTTCTGGGATGGTTGGTTTAATGCGAAACTGATTCTTCCTGAGATTGTTGTGGACGATACCACAGCTGTTTCTTTCCTGAACCTGGTAGCATATGAGTTGTGTCCCGATTTTAAGAACGATTATGGAATAAGTACATTCCTGTCTTTTATAAGCTCGCTCATTGACGGTGCTGAAGATGTCAAGAAATTGAGATCAGAAGGTATTTTGCTGAATTTACTTGGGAGTGATCAGGACGTTGTTGATCTTTTCAACATCATAAGTGAAGGCTTGGTACCTAAACAAACAACATATTATGGAATCAGAGCTAAAATAGAAAAGCATCACGCTAAAAAAGGTAAGATTTGGATAGCGCAGGGTATTCACATTTATCTCAGTAATCCTTGGGCTATCACTGGTGTCCTTGCTGCGTTTACTGCACTTGCTCTCACTTTCGTTCAAACATGGTTTACCGTTTATCCACACTAGCTAGCTCCTAATTAAACATGGTTTGCTTCAGAATTTTCTTCTTGTTTGGAAACTACTTTACTTCACTTCTCAAAGGATTGTAGTCTTCACTATGAGTATCTCATAAATAAAGAGTGCCTTTTGCTTTGGTTGTTTTTTTGAAGAGGTGTGTGGTTGAATTAAAACATgtaattttcttcattcaagtttATTCAAATTATTGTTCTGATTGATGATTTAGGTGTTTATGTATTGTTGTGTGTTTATTGAATAATGTATTCACACATTATAAGTGAATAGACCAAATTTCCTaatagtttattaatttattttagagaTAATACTCAATTCACTATATGTTATATGagaagaattttaaaaaaaaaattcttcgtACATAAATGAGAGATTTCTCATTTATCTTATAAATATTCTCTTATTCTAAACATTCATTAAAATTAATCAACAATTTTAGTGTCACATtagcttttttttaattaattatcatttatttttaatgtttttttttggcTTCCATACGTTAttagttttcatttcaaaaatttaaatatatatatatatatatatatatatatataattaaaattaaatgaagtaatacaaaaatgaaataaaataattataaatgtcTCATATTATCCCAAAAGCACATCCGAAGCCTAAAAAAAGCAATTCTTCCTCTAATTCGAATTCTACCCCAAATCACATTGTTCATTAATTAGAAAATCAAGTAACGAGAATCTACATTGTTTCTTGTTCATTCTTGTTAGGTTAAAGAATATTGTTGAGTCGGGGTCGAGTGCAGCTGCACCATTAGAAATTGGTAACAGACTAAAGGATGTTAGAATGTGCATACTCAAGAAGACCCTAAACTAGGAACTTGTATTCGTAAAATGAAGTCATGGAAAGAGATATTAAGGCAACTATCACTATCATAGTGATTTGTAGTCTATTTTGTCATCTCGGATATAGTTTAAGATTGTAATGCATTGTATGTACTTATTTTGGTTGAATTATGATTTTAGTGTTGAATTATGTTTGAAGTTTATAATGCACAAAGCAATCTATAGACTATAGTAGTTTCCTGGGATTGTATGTGCAGTGCATATTCCTTATCAAAGTTACGTAGCTTCTGTACAGCATATTAATATTCTTATGCTATTGGTTTCTCATAGGTATGAGAATTCTGTTGCATGGAATGCTGAGAATTTATAATGATTTTGGTATGTTAATCAAACATGGAATATGCACACTAAGAAAATTGAGGAGTGTTTCGGTATTGCAAATAAGAGTTtatttataaaacaaaattatgataTCTTTTTTCATGCATGGTACTTCCGCTGTTACTCGTCAAAATGGTGGGATGATATATTGTTCAGAACTTGTTTGCAAGCAAGTTGAAGTGACTTTTACATGTGGGTTCCATTCCTTCCATCAAATGGATAATTAGAAGACTAAatctatgtttggattgatggaacacGGCAGAGCGGAATGAAATGAAATCAGAGtatgtttaattgtttggattggtaaaaaaagaatgaaatgaaGCGGAATATGATAGAATGCATTTCACCTTATTCCATCCAATTCTTCAGTTTTTGTTCCATCTAATTTGAGATGTATGAGTTgaaatttgacattttaaataaaatagtcaAACAATGGAATAAAATGTATATTCCATTCCCCTCCGTTCCATTCCGTAATGTTATATGTGAATATTTGGGAGATCGGAATATGCAAAGACTCAGATCGGAAAATAATTGAAGAATGTAGAGTCATTTAACAAATTTAATAGTTTAAACATATTTAGTCTCATGGAAAATATGCTCGAAAATTTAAAGTTATGATGTACCTTATTAGGTTTGTTGGATAAGGCGAACTAAATTCTCTGCCGATTGTAActtttttaaaattcatattttgatattttgttggATAAGGCGAGCTAAATGTCTCTGCCGGCTGTAAACATTTTTTAAATTTGTAGAAGTTAGGCAGGACGTTCGCCAGATGTTGGAGGAACCTATAACTTGTTAAAGATGTGGGGATATTAGTAAAAGCCAGCATGCACTGTGATCAGAAGAAATCGAGATGTCACAAATCGAAAATTGAAGAACACAAATTGAACTCATCGGGGAAAGGATCTAACACAAAGCTATACAACATCTTAAGATATTATTAACATATTGATTTCTCTTAAGTAGTATACCAGGTACAAAGACTGGATAAAAGCGTATTCTCCAACAAGAGCAAGCCGACTCGGAATCATCGAATTGTGCCACCAGAATAATGTTAATAAAATCTATGGCCGCTTTCCAACATGGTTATGTTAATGAAATCTTTGACCTCTTTGACGTCAACCTCCATGGGGCTCTGAACGTCGGCGACGTTAATGAAACCTCTGGCCCTCGTGGCGTCAACCCCCACAGGACTCTAAGCGTCGGTCACGCCCTTGAGTCTCTAATCTCATTTCACGTCAACCCTCAAAGGGTCTGAACGTCGGTCACGCCCTCAAGCCTCTAACTGAAATTACGCCTACCTCGAATGAAGCTCTGAACGTCGGTCATGCCACAGTGCCCCAGATCTTTTAAAATATACCAAGTTAAATGAAAACTCTCGACTAGATCGATAGTCTTCTGGCACATGTCCATATACATATCATCGAGATATGAGCCTAAGATGTCTAAATCGACCCCGGAGACATATATACGGTCAAGGATTAGACAGTATAAAAGACAACAATAAAACAGTCAACAAGCTTCCGATGGGCTtgaaatagggttaaatatgtttttcgtcCCTATAAATAAACCAACATTCAATTTTAGTCCATAAAATTTTTTCCTTCAATGAATCgtctttctaaattttttatgcatgcagttttagtccctgatattttctaaaattttgaaaactgtttaattaccttttaatttttaaatttttgaacaatttttttatacatgtttataatagtgtaaaatatttatttgtcaaattttatttttttttaaaatgagaagaattaaatatgaattttttaaatttcaaaagataatgataaaaataatgaaaatctcgacttagaaatcaaattttaagtttcttttatttcaagaaacttttaaaacgttctaaacatgtatgcaaaataatcattcaaaaatacacattgacTTAACTGTAGAgactaaaactacatgcataataattttgtagggaccaaaacatgtcatttgcttttataggaaccaaaaatatatttaactcctTGAAATATTATAAGGTAATGAGGAAATCATCCATAATGTTATGCATCTGAAAAGGATGACTAACGATAGAACGACCGCGAATCAATGTTCCGACAAGAACGACCTCTAACTTTAAATACACCAAAGATTTTCAGGCATTAGACCCTGGATTAAAAAGATGATGTAAGAACGAAGCTAGATCTATTCAGGATGTACCAACATGTAAATATGTGAATCTTTCAAATTTTGGCTACTGATATATAAAAATCCACATAGGGTATTACAATTCTTAAATAAAGGCTAAACATTGTTGTAGGTAAAACGAAGTTTCAATAGGTCGGGATTCCATTAGAGCTCACCGACTTCTCTATGTTTATAACCCATCAGGTCCTACAATGCCAATGGGTTGAAATCCCACTGGAGCTCTCCGGCTTATATAGGTCTAGAATTTACCGAGTTCTACAACGACCAGAGGTCGAGAATACACTAGGGCTCTTCGATTTTTCTACACTACAAACCTACTCGGACTCTCTGATTTCGTTGttaaaattgtagttattttccCGACTTCATTAAAAACATAATTCTTCCCATTATATGCCAAGGTGAAACACAAAAGAAACAATAGAGTCAGAAAGCTAAATACTAGCAATGATTTCTCAatgaattgaaataaaaatgaacTAGTTTGTCATTCTTGAACACCATACAAACGATcagatttcatttttttttatagcCACCATGAGGAAAAAGAGTTTTTGGAATGTTTACTTTATGATTTATGAGCCACCAGTGCACATCTTCATCTTATCTTTGAAGATCTAGTATCGATTCAAGGAgaatagaaaaagaaagaaggagaTGAATTATTGTAGcggtggaagaagaagaagagagaaagaaatgtGGCGACTAACTTAGAAtttcttttcttctcctttcGTTAAAAATTCAGAACTCAAATAgacaattaaaaaacaaaaagaaaaaaatcatgTCAAATTTTAGATGTCTAATAAAAAaagttatcttttttttttttaagaaaaactaTTAATAAGGACCATTTCAAATAAAGAACAATTTTGAAGGAATTACTTTGTCCTAACATTATTTTTAGTTGTtaagaataaattaaattatgacaTTTTTGTGTAAGCAAATATACAAGAAGCCGAAGCAGCCACGACCCAACAGTCAAAAGTTACGATTTCATCCTTGTACTTGTACTGCACAATCGTTAGATAAACGGATGCACCCTATGCCACGTTATCATAGATAAGAACCACCCAAATCTATGGCATGAAATCAAGCACATtcacattctaaaacaaaacaaaagaggcAATCTCAATTTCACACTACACTACACACAATTTAACCATCATATTAATTCATCCTCCCCTTCAAATTCCTCAGAAAATTTCCTTCTTTTCCACACTTCCAACAATCTAGTGTAGTGATTAAACCACCATGGCCTTCACTACCACTTCTTTACTTTCCACAAACTTCTTAGGAGCAAGAAACATCCCAACTCCCAAAACAACCAAACCCTCCATTTCACTACCAATTTTCCTCAAAACCAAATTCTCAAACTCTCTTAAATCAAACAATGATAAAACTACTAATAATAATTCAGAACCACTCAAATCCGCCGCTGTTTCCGCCCTTATCTTATCCTCTATCTCTCTAAACATAACTCCGGCGGCTCTCGCCGTCGACAGCCTCACACCATCACCACTACAACCGCCGGTACTCGAAGCACAACCACAACCAAACCAACTCAACCCTGCAAACTCATCCTCGCCGTTCTCCCAAAACATTTCCCTCACAGCACCTAAGCCTCAAGCGCAATCTTCCTCCGATCTCCCCGACGGTAGCCAGTGGCGCTACAGCGAGTTTCTGAATGCTGTCAAGAAGGGGAAGGTCGAGAGAGTTAAGTTTTCTAAAGACGGTGCTGTTCTTCAGTTAACCGCCGTTGATGGAAGGAGAGCGAACGTTATCGTTCCTAATGACCCCGACCTTATCGATATTTTGGCTATGAATGGTGTTGATATTTCTGTTTCTGAAGGTGAACAAGcgaataatttgtttaatttgtttgGTAGTTTGGTATTGCCGTTACTTGCTTTCGCGGGTTTGTTCTTGATTTTCCGGCGTGGGCAAGGAGGACCAGGTGGGCCTGGTGGGCTTGGAGGGCCCATGGATTTCGGTAGATCGAAATCGAAATTCCAAGAGGTGCCGGAAACTGGAGTGACTTTTGCTGATGTGGCTGGTGCTGATCAGGCTAAGCTTGAATTACAAGAAGTTGTTGATTTCTTGAAGAATCCTGATAAGTATACTGCTTTGGGTGCTAAGATTCCTAAAGGGTGTCTTTTGGTAGGGCCACCAGGGACTGGGAAGACGCTATTGGCAAGGGCGGTTGCCGGTGAAGCTGGTACGCCGTTCTTTTCGTGTGCGGCTTCGGAGTTTGTGGAGCTTTTTGTTGGAGTTGGTGCTTCTAGGGTTAGGGATTTGTTTGAGAAGGCGAAGTCGAAGGCGCCGTGCATTGTGTTTATTGATGAGATTGATGCTGTTGGGAGACAGAGAGGAGCTGGACTTGGTGGCGGGAATGACGAGAGGGAGCAGACTATTAATCAGCTTTTGACTGAGATGGATGGATTTTCTGGTAATTCGGGTGTTATTGTTTTGGCTGCTACTAATAGACCTGATGTTCTTGATTCTGCATTGCTTA
Encoded proteins:
- the LOC131657551 gene encoding UPF0481 protein At3g47200-like, giving the protein MASNTLVVKFAELDEALRAEVIPTPKIQTVAGYLRNRKRFVKQYSPKSVSIGPIHHDDQNLKLGEDFKLISAAKYNHITGQYDNIGYKKIANNIDKIKGLYADYVLANTEKSLEGFNSLDEKLSWILFMDGCFLLYIMLFVNVDPLYGPHEQDQLNISVDPASTELVTISEHLKTKADQLVLVMRDVLLLENQLPFLVLKLLWHGEDETTLIRTMEKFLKGYNVTTPDNDTTLWGPDIQKKLLDEPKPTHLLDLQRKILLLATKEQSGEYSEEEEGKVITYRKIEDLTAVGINLQSSGRRWTKDIDFWDGWFNAKLILPEIVVDDTTAVSFLNLVAYELCPDFKNDYGISTFLSFISSLIDGAEDVKKLRSEGILLNLLGSDQDVVDLFNIISEGLVPKQTTYYGIRAKIEKHHAKKGKIWIAQGIHIYLSNPWAITGVLAAFTALALTFVQTWFTVYPH
- the LOC131660318 gene encoding ATP-dependent zinc metalloprotease FTSH, chloroplastic-like, giving the protein MAFTTTSLLSTNFLGARNIPTPKTTKPSISLPIFLKTKFSNSLKSNNDKTTNNNSEPLKSAAVSALILSSISLNITPAALAVDSLTPSPLQPPVLEAQPQPNQLNPANSSSPFSQNISLTAPKPQAQSSSDLPDGSQWRYSEFLNAVKKGKVERVKFSKDGAVLQLTAVDGRRANVIVPNDPDLIDILAMNGVDISVSEGEQANNLFNLFGSLVLPLLAFAGLFLIFRRGQGGPGGPGGLGGPMDFGRSKSKFQEVPETGVTFADVAGADQAKLELQEVVDFLKNPDKYTALGAKIPKGCLLVGPPGTGKTLLARAVAGEAGTPFFSCAASEFVELFVGVGASRVRDLFEKAKSKAPCIVFIDEIDAVGRQRGAGLGGGNDEREQTINQLLTEMDGFSGNSGVIVLAATNRPDVLDSALLRPGRFDRQVTVDRPDVAGRVKILQVHSRGKALAKDVDFDKIARRTPGFTGADLQNLMNEAAILAARRDLKEISKDEISDALERIIAGPEKKNAVVSEEKKKLVAYHEAGHALVGALMPEYDPVAKISIIPRGQAGGLTFFAPSEERLESGLYSRSYLENQMAVALGGRVAEEVIFGQENVTTGASNDFQQVSRVARQMVERFGFSKRIGQVAIGGGGGNPFLGQQMSSQKDYSMATADIVDKEVRELVEKAYVRASQIINTHIDILHKLAQLLIEKETVDGEEFMSLFIDGKAELYVS